One part of the Vicia villosa cultivar HV-30 ecotype Madison, WI linkage group LG6, Vvil1.0, whole genome shotgun sequence genome encodes these proteins:
- the LOC131614825 gene encoding auxin response factor 18-like, whose amino-acid sequence MATSGKGKVKDCNRESKKNEEVDPQLWHAFAGVVVQIPQVNSNIFYFPQGHAEHASEPVNFPADIKIPSKIPCRVAAISYRADPDTDEVYAKLRLVPLNSNEVSSDDDAVGGIDDMSATKNKYQSYTKTLTQSDANYGSKVFFCPKRCAETIFPPLDYSGTPPCQNICPTDVHGKTWEFEHVYKGSPTRHQLTIKWSDFVTDKQLVSGDSLVFLRAENGDLHIGIRRSKILNENELRIHDKIMGRGKVKAEDVLEAVRLAVNMQPFDVVYYPRVGTPEFFVKTSSIRTALQTQWYSGMRFQMASETEDSTEIYWLMGTITSLQAADPAWPNSLWRLLQVKWDNPFVLTNIKMLNSWQVEILSDVPTSPIDGQLSMPTFPNIQTPNDPMMYLPETSPAGMQAARHDHFSHSKSVPFNRDATTSMTVSNNLRLQKESASENASCLISMSTQPSEKQDHAKPKQVVLLGKTIQIDTGNENAEKKITSSSYDPLQDLPKRSSRERLECDPQSQCKEDTLAGETVEIEDSGKNKN is encoded by the exons ATGGCAACATCTGGGAAAGGAAAAGTAAAAGATTGCAATAGAGAGTCAAAGAAGAACGAAGAGGTGGATCCTCAGCTATGGCATGCTTTTGCTGGAGTAGTGGTTCAAATTCCACAAGTTAACTCTAACATCTTCTACTTTCCTCAAGGTCATGCCGAGCACGCATCTGAACCTGTCAATTTTCCTGCTGACATCAAAATTCCATCCAAAATTCCATGTAGAGTTGCAGCTATCAGTTATAGGGCTGATCCTGACACAGATGAGGTGTATGCAAAACTCAGGCTTGTTCCTCTTAATAGTAACGAGGTTAGTAGTGATGATGACGCTGTTGGTGGCATCGATGATATGTCTGCAACTAAGAATAAATATCAATCTTATACGAAAACTTTGACACAATCTGATGCAAATTATGGTTCTAAGGTATTTTTTTGTCCTAAGAGATGTGCAGAAACAATTTTTCCCCCATTAGACTATTCAGGTACCCCTCCTTGTCAGAACATTTGTCCCACTGATGTTCATGGCAAAACGTGGGAATTCGAACATGTTTACAAGGGCTCGCCGACGCGACATCAGTTAACAATCAAATGGAGCGATTTTGTAACCGACAAGCAACTTGTTTCGGGGGATTCACTTGTGTTTTTGAGAGCTGAAAATGGTGATCTTCATATTGGAATTCGAAGGTCTAAAATACTAAACGAAAATGAATTGAGAATACATGATAAGATTATGGGTAGGGGAAAAGTGAAGGCTGAAGATGTTCTGGAAGCAGTAAGACTTGCTGTCAACATGCAACCGTTTGATGTGGTTTACTATCCTCGGGTTGGTACTCCTGAATTTTTTGTGAAAACCTCTTCAATTAGAACAGCACTTCAGACTCAATGGTATAGTGGAATGAGGTTCCAGATGGCCAGTGAAACTGAAGACTCAACAGAGATTTATTGGCTTATGGGAACAATTACTTCTCTTCAGGCTGCTGATCCAGCATGGCCCAACTCTCTTTGGAGACTTCTGCAG GTTAAATGGGATAATCCTTTTGTACTCACAAATATTAAAATGCTGAATTCGTGGCAAGTCGAAATACTATCAGACGTGCCAACTTCGCCTATTGACGGCCAATTATCAATGCCAACTTTTCCAAACATTCAAACTCCAAATGATCCAATGATGTATTTACCAGAAACTAGTCCTGCAGGCATGCAGGCAGCCAGGCATGATCATTTTAGTCACTCCAAATCAGTTCCATTTAATCGCGATGCTACAACATCGATGACTGTCTCTAATAACCTGAGATTGCAAAAGGAGAGCGCCAGTGAGAATGCTTCGTGCTTGATATCAATGTCTACACAACCGTCAGAGAAACAGGATCATGCAAAGCCGAAACAGGTTGTGCTTTTAGGAAAAACAATACAAATTGACACAGGAAATGAAAATGCTGAGAAGAAAATCACTAGTTCTTCTTATGATCCTCTACAAGACCTGCCGAAACGTTCATCTCGCGAGAGGCTGGAATGTGATCCCCAGAGCCAATGCAAAGAAGATACTTTGGCAGGAGAAACAGtggagattgaagattcaggtaAGAATAAgaattga